A region of the Chryseobacterium cucumeris genome:
TGTAACCTTTGTCATATAATCCCTGAAGTAAGGAAGATGCGAAAGTTCGGTGACTGGCATTGTGATGGGCTTCATTAATGATGATAATCTGTTCACTAACGGATCTTTCTAAGATATAATCTTTTGCGTTGACGGGGATTAATTTCGTAAACTTCAAACTATCTGCAGTGCTCAGCTTTTTCACTCTTCCAAAAGTCATATCCCAACTTTCCAATGCAGATTTATATTGTCCGCTTATCGAGTAAAATGTTGCAGCCATCTGGCTTCTCCAGGATTGACTTTGGGTGGAGTCTGCCACCTTTTTTTTAATATCATCTGTAAACCAGTAAGGATTTTCCTGGCCATAGCCCGCCATGCTTAACAAGAGTAAAGTCAGTGAATAAGAGAATTTCATATGTATCTAGTTTTTGATTGATAATTGTCATCCGATAAGCTACAAATTCAGAGCCAACAGTACAAGAGGCCTGGCTCAAATCATTTCTTTATAAGTTATTTGCAAATTTTGATTTATTTACAGTTACTTTATTCTTAAAAGCTTTATAAATATAGTATTGGTTGATATTATTCTGAGTAATCAAAATAGGTTCAGCATTATCCTCAATTACAATTTTAGAATATCCCAGATCTGATGAAAAGGCATTTGAATTCCATGAATAATACAATTCAACGGCTTTAATTTTATCAAAATCTATTTTTCTCTCTTTTTGGCTCTGTTTATCCAATACTATGATTTGCTTTTCTAAAGGATCAATTTTAGCTTCTTCCCTTAAATTTCGCAAATAATATTTTTTTCTGATTATTGCTGTTCCCAAAAAGAGATAAGTAAGAAAAGAAAACAGTAAAACCGGAACAGCAAATGAAAATATCTTTGATAATGAAAGTTCATTCCAGTTCAGAATCATTTTACGTACAATGGCACCAGAAATAAAAACAGTAAAACACAGATAAAAATACCCCAATATCAAATTGCCTACAATTTTATTCTTTTTATACTCAAATTCCATTTTAACAAGTTAAAATTGTTTTACTCTACACCTTGTTCTAATTAAAAAACTTCTCCAGCCAGTCGTTTTCCAGACGTTTTATTTTTTTGGTTTCAGGATCAAACAGAATCCAAAGCGTACTTGAGTCTACCACAAGTTCTTCATTGCAATAGAACTCAACTTTTCTTGGCTGTTTGGCTCCTTCGGGAGTCAGAGGATAAGTTCTTACCGTAATGATATCATCCAGATAAACCTGTTTTTTATATCGGATATGATGATCCAGAAGCATCCAGGCGTCGTTTACATATTCTGTTTGCTGTTTCAGAAGATCCCAGTGCTCTGCTGCCACTTCTTCCACCCAGTGTACATATTGTACATTATTCACATGGTTGTTCTGATCAATATGCTCTTCTGTTACTTTGATCTGTTTTTCGTACATCAAATTCATTCTCCTGAAAGTTTACTCAAATGTATCATTTTAAAATAAAACTTTCTTCATCCAGCCACTCACTTTTGTCCATAAAAAAACGGAATCATCGTTCTGATTCCGTTACAATATTCAGTATATTGAAAATTCTTATTTAGATTTCCCGGCTGGCTTGGCAGTTGTTGCCGTAGCCCCTAATTTGGTTTTCACAGTAGCAGTGATATCTTCGCTTCCGTCTGTGTAAAGAAGGTTATTAGATTCCTGTGATGCTACATCAAATACAAAATTCAGGTTTCTTTCTTTTGCTACAGCATAAATAGCATCTTTTACTTTCTTCTGTAAAGGACTAAACAATTCGTTTTGTTTGGCAGAAATATCTTTAGCAGCCTGTGTTCTGGTTTCCTCTATCTTCTTACCTAAAGCCTGTAATTCTGTTTGTGCTGCAATCAGTTCTTTGGTCACAGCTTCTTTATTGGCTTCGCTTAACGTTTTTTCTTTATCCTGTGCCGCTTTCAATTTAGTCTGATAATCACCGATAAGCTTCTCAATTTCAGTCTGCCTGGTCTTAGTCAGGTTATCAATAGTAGTTCCTATAGTTTTTACTTCAGATAAACTTGCAAAAATGTCCTCTGTATTTACACTTCCAATCTTCTGTTGAGCATGTACAATATTTGCAGTAAGTGTTAATCCTAACGCAATAAAAATTGTCTTAATTAAATTCATTTGTAATAATATTTTTTTTCGCTCCCAAATATAACTCAAATTTCAATTACTTATCATGTAATTATTAATTTGAAATTACATGGTGTAAAAAACAGGTTTAAACAACTTCAGACAAAGAAAAACCTCCTCAAAGAGAAGGTTTAACATCAAAAAATATGGAAAAATGACTAATGGAACTGTGCTGTTTCTGTAGAATCTTTCATTGCTACAGTAGCTGAGGAACCGTTGGTAACAATATTCTGCACTTCATCAAAATATCCTGTTCCTACAAAAGATTGATGCTTCACCGCTCTGAATCCTTTCTGCTGTAGTGCAAATTCACGCTCCTGAAGTTCAGAATATCCTGCCATTCCTCTTTCTTTATAAGCCAGTGCAAGCTCAAACATGGCTGTATTCAAAGCATGGAATCCTGCAAGGGTAATAAACTGGAATTTGTACCCCATTTTAGCCAGCTCTTCTCTGAAAGTAGACATTTCTTCCACACTCAGTTTTGCAGCCCAGTTGAATGAAGGTGAACAGTTATAAGCAAGCATTTTTCCAGGGAATTTTGCATGAATTCCATCTGCAAATCTTCTGGCCTGCTCCAGGTCAGGATTGGAGGTTTCCATCCAGATCAGATCAGCATATGGCGCATAAGACAGTCCTCTATCGATTCCCTGCTCAACTCCGTTTCTTACCACGTAAAAACCTTCAGAAGTTCTTTCTCCGGTTACGAATTTCTTATCTCTGTCATCAATATCAGAAGTCAGTAAATCTGCTGCATCCGCATCCGTTCTTGCAATGATAAGACTTGGAACGCCCAATACATCGGCAGCCAGACGCGCTGCTATCAACTTATTGACCGCTTCCTGAGTAGGCACCAATACTTTCCCGCCCAAGTGGCCACATTTTTTAGCGGAAGAAAGCTGATCTTCAAAATGTACGGCAGCCGCTCCGGCTTCAATCATTTGTTTCATCAGTTCAAAAGCATTCAGATTACCTCCAAAACCTGCTTCTGCATCGGCAATAATAGGCACCAGATATTCTTTATTTCCTGTTCCG
Encoded here:
- the aceA gene encoding isocitrate lyase, encoding MKTRQEQIQAIEQDWLTNPRWHGVKRPYTAEEVLKLRGSYTIEYTIATEMSKKFWDKLNTQDYVAGLGALTGNQAVQEVDAGLEAIYLSGWQVAADANLSGEMYPDQSLYPANSVPSVVKKINNALLRADQVQSVSGTGNKEYLVPIIADAEAGFGGNLNAFELMKQMIEAGAAAVHFEDQLSSAKKCGHLGGKVLVPTQEAVNKLIAARLAADVLGVPSLIIARTDADAADLLTSDIDDRDKKFVTGERTSEGFYVVRNGVEQGIDRGLSYAPYADLIWMETSNPDLEQARRFADGIHAKFPGKMLAYNCSPSFNWAAKLSVEEMSTFREELAKMGYKFQFITLAGFHALNTAMFELALAYKERGMAGYSELQEREFALQQKGFRAVKHQSFVGTGYFDEVQNIVTNGSSATVAMKDSTETAQFH
- a CDS encoding acyl-CoA thioesterase — its product is MNLMYEKQIKVTEEHIDQNNHVNNVQYVHWVEEVAAEHWDLLKQQTEYVNDAWMLLDHHIRYKKQVYLDDIITVRTYPLTPEGAKQPRKVEFYCNEELVVDSSTLWILFDPETKKIKRLENDWLEKFFN
- a CDS encoding OmpH family outer membrane protein, giving the protein MNLIKTIFIALGLTLTANIVHAQQKIGSVNTEDIFASLSEVKTIGTTIDNLTKTRQTEIEKLIGDYQTKLKAAQDKEKTLSEANKEAVTKELIAAQTELQALGKKIEETRTQAAKDISAKQNELFSPLQKKVKDAIYAVAKERNLNFVFDVASQESNNLLYTDGSEDITATVKTKLGATATTAKPAGKSK